The following proteins are encoded in a genomic region of Triticum dicoccoides isolate Atlit2015 ecotype Zavitan chromosome 1B, WEW_v2.0, whole genome shotgun sequence:
- the LOC119338181 gene encoding MLO-like protein 9, with protein sequence MAGGEGAEGARALDQTPTWAVVAVCAVIVAVSILLEGILHHLGQWFSKRKKKALFDALEKVKSELMTLGFISLLLTVTARYISRICIPAGAAHTMLPCKLSRSSEHGEGHGRRHLSEEPANFSCPKGMVSLVSTDGLHQLHIFVFFLAVFHVTFSAITMSLGRAKTRIWKEWEKDTSSITYEFSADPSKFRLTHQTSFVRQHASCWSKSTVMLYVVSFFRQFFRSVRRTDYLTLRHGFIAAHLSPGTRFNFQKYIKRSLQDDFKTVVGISPPLWASALAVMLFNVHGWHNLFWFSTIPLVVILAIGTKLQAIIARMAVEITEKHTVIQGMPVVKLSDEHFWFGKPHMVLHLIHFALFQNAFEITYFFWIWYEFGLRSCFHDNFEFIIARVCLGGVVQFVCSYITLPLHALVSQMGSSMKRTIFDEQTSKALKKWHKTVKKKQQQQQQQKGSSHASSETPTTDTPEAGRLSQCQFVAEAAPVANRHLHRYKTIAHVGATRALSDSDCSDTDAEAQTRYLIPPTKQRSLDSEVRVDVDAATPDHRDSFSFQKPPPAQNAMEK encoded by the exons atggccggcggcgaaggcgCGGAGGGGGCGCGGGCGCTGGACCAGACGCCGACGTGGGCCGTGGTCGCCGTctgcgccgtcatcgtcgccgtctcCATCCTCCTCGAGGGCATCCTCCACCACCTCGGCCAG TGGttcagcaagaggaagaagaaggcgctgTTCGACGCCCTGGAGAAGGTTAAATCCG AGCTCATGACTCTGGGCTTCATCTCGCTGCTGCTGACTGTCACGGCGAGGTACATATCGCGCATCTGCATCCCGGCGGGTGCCGCCCACACCATGCTGCCCTGCAAGCTCTCCAGGAGCTCGGAACACGGAGAGGGCCACGGCCGACGGCACCTGTCTGAAGAGCCGGCCAACTTCTCATGCCCCAAA GGTATGGTGTCACTCGTTTCAACCGATGGGTTACACCAGCTACATATCTTTGTGTTCTTCCTGGCTGTCTTCCATGTAACGTTCAGCGCTATTACAATGTCCCTGGGCAGAGCAAAG ACTCGGATATGGAAGGAGTGGGAAAAGGACACTTCCTCCATCACCTATGAATTTTCAGCCG ACCCATCGAAATTCCGGCTCACTCACCAGACTTCTTTCGTGAGGCAGCACGCAAGCTGTTGGAGCAAAAGCACAGTTATGCTCTATGTC GTGAGCTTCTTTAGGCAGTTTTTCAGATCTGTTCGGAGGACAGACTACCTGACTTTGCGGCACGGATTCATTGCT GCTCATTTATCCCCAGGGACTAGGTTCAATTTTCAAAAGTACATCAAGAGATCTTTGCAGGATGATTTCAAGACAGTTGTCGGCATTAG TCCACCTTTATGGGCCTCTGCTCTGGCTGTTATGCTCTTCAATGTTCATG gGTGGCATAACTTGTTCTGGTTCTCCACAATTCCCCTTGTA GTGATTTTAGCTATTGGAACAAAGCTGCAAGCTATAATTGCAAGGATGGCTGTTGAAATTACAGAAAAGCACACAGTTATTCAAGGAATGCCAGTGGTGAAACTCAGCGATGAACATTTTTGGTTCGGAAAGCCTCATATGGTTCTTCACCTTATCCATTTTGCATTATTCCAG AATGCATTTGAAATTACTTATTTCTTCTGGATTTGG TACGAATTCGGCTTGAGGTCCTGCTTCCATGACAACTTTGAGTTTATCATTGCAAGAGTCTGCCTCGG GGGTGTCGTCCAATTTGTGTGCAGCTATATCACGCTTCCACTCCATGCCCTTGTATCTCAG aTGGGATCTTCGATGAAGAGAACCATCTTCGACGAGCAGACGTCGAAGGCCCTGAAGAAGTGGCacaagacggtgaagaagaagcagcagcagcaacagcagcagaagGGGTCATCGCATGCCTCCTCAGAGACGCCAACCACGGACACGCCCGAGGCAGGCCGGCTTAGCCAGTGCCAGTTCGTCGCCGAGGCGGCGCCGGTGGCAAACCGGCACCTCCACCGCTACAAGACCATAGCGCACGTCGGCGCCACCAGGGCGCTCTCCGACTCGGACTGCTCCGACACGGATGCCGAGGCGCAGACGAGGTACCTGATCCCGCCCACGAAGCAGAGGAGCCTGGACTCGGAGGTCCGTGTGGACGTGGACGCGGCGACGCCGGATCACCGTGATAGTTTCTCCTTTCAGAAGCCGCCGCCTGCTCAGAATGCGATGGAGAAATGA